In [Leptolyngbya] sp. PCC 7376, a genomic segment contains:
- the recQ gene encoding DNA helicase RecQ, giving the protein MSQFPTLEAALKHFFGYESFRPGQKTVIEAALQNRDVLALMPTGAGKSICFQLPALLKSGLTVVISPLIALMQDQVDSLTDNGIGATFLNSTLNLNQARSRIQAILNGKIKLLYVAPERLFNEGFQEFLNDVTDSVGLSGFVVDEAHCVSEWGHDFRPEYRQLARLRRNYPQVPCHAFTATATERVRQDIITQLALHTPSFHCTSFNRPNLYYEVIPKSSRSYDQVLKYTRKHRGKSGIIYCSSRKKVDEISDRLKNDGINALPYHAGMSDKARASHQDQFIRDDVPVIVATIAFGMGINKPDVRFVLHYDLPGNLERYYQESGRAGRDNEPADCALLYSVGDIKKAEYFIELKDDEQEKRVAYQQLQKMIDYAEGIECRRTIQLSYFGESFVGNCGTCDNCKNPKPIEDWTIEAQKFLSCVARCRERYGMIYIIDVLKGSKREKVLQNRHNELSTYGIGRDHTKDEWKNLGRSLLHQGFMAETSDGYRVLKLNALSWEILRKQREVKIAVERRKTTEEILGISSSRMDVEMLFEELRRLRKHLADVNWVAPYMIFSDSTLKKMAKKRPQTRADFMQISGVTIAKTQRYGEPFLNKIKEFCRTQPSPKPKVSETHIFTLQLFQQNLSVPEIAKQRNLTAGTINKHLSDLIDNGEALDLNRLVTPEAQQEITEAIAKIGHESLSKIRTHLNERFSYDAIRLVRAQWLQTEGKTPTT; this is encoded by the coding sequence ATGTCCCAATTTCCCACCCTAGAAGCTGCCCTAAAACACTTCTTTGGGTACGAATCTTTCCGTCCGGGACAAAAAACTGTCATTGAAGCTGCCTTGCAAAATCGGGATGTCCTCGCCCTAATGCCAACAGGTGCGGGAAAATCCATTTGCTTTCAGTTGCCAGCCTTACTGAAATCAGGTTTAACGGTCGTTATTTCGCCACTTATTGCGTTGATGCAAGACCAAGTTGATTCACTCACAGACAATGGCATTGGCGCAACCTTTCTCAATAGCACTCTCAATCTCAATCAGGCGCGATCACGGATTCAGGCGATATTGAACGGCAAAATTAAATTGCTCTATGTTGCTCCCGAAAGATTATTCAATGAAGGATTTCAAGAGTTTCTCAACGATGTAACCGATTCTGTTGGATTGTCAGGATTTGTGGTGGACGAGGCTCACTGTGTGTCGGAATGGGGCCATGATTTTCGGCCAGAATATCGTCAACTGGCAAGGTTACGCCGCAACTATCCCCAGGTTCCTTGTCATGCATTTACGGCAACAGCCACAGAGCGGGTTAGGCAGGATATCATCACGCAATTAGCGCTGCACACCCCAAGCTTCCATTGCACTAGTTTTAATCGTCCTAATCTTTACTACGAGGTCATTCCAAAGAGTAGTCGCAGCTATGACCAAGTACTGAAATATACCCGAAAACATCGTGGTAAATCGGGCATTATTTATTGTTCGAGCCGCAAAAAAGTAGACGAAATTAGCGATCGCCTAAAAAATGATGGCATTAATGCATTGCCCTACCATGCGGGGATGTCTGACAAGGCGAGGGCGAGTCACCAAGATCAATTTATTCGGGATGATGTGCCAGTTATCGTTGCAACTATTGCCTTTGGGATGGGTATCAATAAACCAGATGTTCGCTTTGTGTTGCACTACGATTTGCCGGGAAATTTGGAGCGATATTACCAAGAGTCGGGGCGAGCTGGACGGGACAACGAACCCGCTGATTGCGCGTTGCTTTATAGCGTGGGTGATATCAAAAAAGCCGAATATTTCATCGAACTCAAGGACGATGAACAGGAAAAACGTGTAGCCTATCAGCAGCTCCAAAAAATGATTGATTACGCCGAGGGTATCGAATGTCGGCGGACGATTCAGCTGAGTTATTTTGGGGAAAGTTTTGTTGGAAATTGCGGCACTTGCGATAACTGTAAAAATCCAAAACCCATTGAAGATTGGACGATTGAAGCACAAAAATTTCTATCTTGTGTGGCTCGCTGCCGAGAACGTTACGGCATGATCTACATTATCGACGTGCTCAAAGGTTCCAAGCGGGAAAAGGTTTTACAAAACAGACACAACGAGCTTTCGACCTATGGCATTGGGCGCGACCACACGAAAGATGAGTGGAAAAATTTGGGGCGATCGCTGTTGCATCAAGGCTTTATGGCAGAAACCAGTGACGGCTATCGTGTTCTGAAACTCAATGCGTTGAGCTGGGAAATTCTGCGAAAACAGCGGGAAGTCAAAATTGCGGTTGAGCGTCGGAAAACAACCGAGGAAATCTTGGGCATTAGCTCTAGTCGGATGGATGTGGAAATGCTATTCGAGGAATTACGTCGTCTGCGAAAACATTTAGCCGATGTGAATTGGGTAGCACCTTACATGATTTTTTCGGATTCGACCCTCAAAAAAATGGCAAAAAAACGCCCTCAAACCCGTGCAGATTTCATGCAAATTTCTGGGGTAACCATTGCGAAAACCCAACGTTATGGCGAACCTTTTCTCAACAAAATCAAAGAGTTTTGTCGTACGCAACCATCTCCTAAGCCCAAAGTCTCTGAGACTCATATTTTCACTTTGCAACTATTCCAACAAAATCTATCTGTCCCTGAAATTGCTAAGCAACGAAACCTTACGGCGGGCACAATTAATAAACATCTCTCGGATCTGATCGATAACGGCGAAGCACTTGATCTCAATCGGCTTGTCACACCAGAAGCTCAACAAGAAATCACAGAGGCGATCGCCAAAATTGGGCATGAATCATTGAGTAAAATTCGTACTCACCTCAACGAAAGATTTAGCTACGACGCAATTCGCCTAGTCCGTGCTCAATGGTTGCAAACAGAAGGGAAGACACCGACAACTTGA
- a CDS encoding P-II family nitrogen regulator has translation MAKPAIKLVIITEKLLLKKIAKIINAAGASGYTLIETGGKGSRNVRSSGRPIVGDTQSNIKFEVLVDDREMAIKISDEIAAEFFIDYSGITYICDAEVLSAHTFCGPEGC, from the coding sequence ATGGCTAAGCCAGCAATTAAGCTCGTCATTATTACTGAAAAATTACTGTTAAAAAAGATCGCCAAAATCATTAATGCAGCCGGAGCAAGCGGTTATACATTAATCGAAACCGGTGGCAAAGGTAGCCGCAACGTACGATCTTCCGGGCGACCCATCGTCGGTGACACCCAATCGAATATCAAGTTCGAGGTACTCGTCGATGATCGAGAAATGGCGATAAAGATTTCGGATGAAATTGCTGCGGAATTTTTCATTGACTATTCGGGCATCACCTATATCTGTGATGCGGAGGTCTTAAGTGCCCATACATTCTGCGGGCCAGAAGGCTGTTAA
- a CDS encoding Uma2 family endonuclease produces the protein MIALNSGRYLTPEEYLEFEKTSEIRHEYIDGEIYAMAGASNAHNIINTNLLVNLRLKLKDTACRAYINDMKVRVADGQRFFYPDMLVSCASETKDLTSYYMEQPRLIIEVLSKSTEGFDRGDKFKFYRSIPSLEEYVLVSSDQYSVDYFRRGENDFWLLQSYQELDATLQLKSIDVEISLTEIYETILFETTLEEASEK, from the coding sequence ATGATTGCTCTCAACTCCGGTAGATATCTCACCCCAGAAGAATATTTGGAATTCGAGAAAACCAGTGAAATTCGTCATGAGTATATCGATGGTGAAATCTATGCAATGGCTGGTGCGAGCAATGCTCACAACATTATTAATACCAATTTGTTGGTGAATCTACGCCTTAAGCTAAAAGACACAGCTTGTCGAGCTTACATTAATGACATGAAAGTGCGTGTTGCGGATGGACAGCGTTTTTTTTATCCAGACATGCTAGTCTCATGCGCTTCAGAGACTAAAGACTTAACCTCTTACTATATGGAGCAGCCGAGGCTCATTATTGAAGTTTTATCGAAATCCACTGAGGGTTTTGATCGTGGTGATAAGTTTAAGTTTTATCGATCTATTCCCAGTCTAGAAGAATATGTTTTGGTGAGTTCGGATCAATATTCTGTTGATTATTTTCGGCGTGGCGAGAATGATTTTTGGCTCTTGCAAAGCTATCAGGAATTAGATGCGACACTTCAGCTTAAGTCGATTGATGTTGAAATTTCCCTAACTGAGATTTATGAAACGATTCTCTTTGAGACTACTCTCGAAGAAGCATCTGAAAAATAA
- a CDS encoding MDR family oxidoreductase, protein MAQHSFSALIVDKQDDGTQSTATFTTLNNVDALPNQADGELLIRVTHSCLNYKDALAVTGKGKVLRAFPIVPGIDLAGVVAEADPNNVFQVGDEVLVTGYGVGETVAGGYAEFCRVKTDWVLPIPTGLSRKDCMAIGTAGFTAMLSVLALESHGVSSEQGPVLVTGAAGGVGSIAILVLEKLGYEVVASSGRVEEQGDYLRHLGATELIHRKELATPSSKPLESERWAGAVDTVGGETLASILRQTKYRGSVTACGLVGGANLPSTVFPFILRGVNLLGIDSVMCPQALREKAWQRLATDLELEKLRGLQNVIALQDVLKTSEEMFLGKIRGRVVVDLGL, encoded by the coding sequence ATGGCGCAACACTCATTTTCTGCATTAATCGTCGATAAACAAGACGATGGCACTCAATCCACTGCAACTTTTACGACATTAAATAATGTTGATGCTCTACCGAATCAGGCTGATGGTGAATTGCTCATTCGAGTGACCCATTCCTGTCTTAACTATAAGGATGCGCTGGCAGTCACTGGTAAAGGCAAAGTATTAAGAGCATTCCCGATTGTGCCGGGGATTGATTTGGCTGGAGTGGTGGCAGAAGCCGACCCAAACAATGTTTTTCAAGTGGGTGATGAAGTTCTCGTAACAGGCTATGGCGTTGGGGAAACAGTTGCGGGGGGTTATGCAGAATTTTGTCGAGTGAAAACAGATTGGGTTTTACCAATACCGACCGGACTTTCACGCAAAGATTGTATGGCGATCGGAACTGCGGGTTTTACAGCGATGCTTTCAGTACTGGCGCTCGAAAGTCATGGTGTTTCGTCAGAGCAAGGGCCTGTGTTGGTGACTGGTGCAGCAGGTGGTGTTGGTTCCATTGCAATTCTGGTTTTGGAAAAACTGGGTTATGAAGTGGTCGCTTCTTCGGGTCGCGTTGAAGAGCAAGGAGATTATCTGAGGCATTTAGGGGCAACTGAATTAATTCATAGAAAAGAGCTGGCAACACCTAGCAGTAAACCTTTGGAGTCTGAACGTTGGGCGGGGGCGGTTGATACGGTTGGTGGTGAAACGCTCGCCAGTATCTTGCGACAAACGAAATATCGAGGCAGTGTAACGGCTTGTGGGTTGGTGGGTGGCGCGAATTTGCCGAGCACTGTCTTTCCTTTCATCTTACGGGGCGTAAATTTACTGGGGATTGACTCGGTAATGTGTCCACAAGCTTTGCGAGAAAAGGCTTGGCAGCGACTAGCCACAGATTTAGAGCTTGAAAAATTGCGAGGTTTACAGAACGTTATTGCTCTCCAAGATGTGCTGAAGACTTCTGAAGAGATGTTCTTGGGGAAGATACGCGGCAGAGTGGTGGTTGATCTGGGTCTTTGA
- a CDS encoding ABC exporter membrane fusion protein: MQGFKARPDSLNATSHWLTVGAIAVGSALTVGGFIYWRSNSLSEPVPETTVVLEEIQTVTALGRLEPVSEIVQLSAPTSNQGNRIQSLKVEEGDSLKAGQVVALLDTYDQRQAALFEAEQQIKVAEAQLTKVKAGAKQGEVLAQEAEISRIEAQYEGDIAAQSSTVRRLEAEVINAEAEYQRYQSLFEAGAISESQRDSKQLIWQTAQDSLQEAQANLNRTRNTNPANLDRAKATLSQIAEVRPVDIQVAQADVDRAIASRDQAAASLEQSIVYAPMAGEVLTIYARPGEVVGTDGILDLAQNTQMRAIAEVYQSDIQKVKLGQSVTVTSSAIAEPLRGTVTRIGSEVLRQSVVNTDPSVNIDARVVEVYIDLNEESSQRTAKFTNLQVQAVIEQ; encoded by the coding sequence ATGCAGGGTTTTAAAGCAAGGCCTGACAGCCTGAATGCGACATCACACTGGCTAACGGTTGGAGCGATCGCCGTGGGTAGTGCGTTAACGGTGGGCGGCTTTATTTATTGGCGGTCAAACTCTTTGTCAGAGCCTGTTCCTGAGACAACTGTCGTTCTTGAAGAAATTCAAACAGTCACAGCACTGGGGCGCTTAGAGCCTGTTAGTGAAATTGTTCAATTGTCTGCACCTACTTCCAATCAAGGAAATCGGATTCAATCCTTAAAAGTGGAGGAGGGCGATAGCCTCAAAGCAGGACAAGTGGTGGCGCTCCTCGATACTTATGACCAAAGACAAGCAGCATTATTCGAAGCGGAACAGCAGATTAAAGTGGCCGAAGCCCAATTAACCAAGGTAAAAGCGGGCGCAAAACAAGGAGAAGTGTTGGCACAGGAAGCGGAAATTTCCCGTATCGAAGCCCAGTATGAGGGTGATATTGCAGCACAGAGTTCGACAGTGCGGCGTTTGGAGGCAGAGGTAATTAATGCAGAAGCGGAATATCAGCGGTATCAATCTTTGTTTGAAGCCGGAGCAATTTCAGAATCCCAACGCGATAGTAAGCAGTTAATTTGGCAGACGGCGCAAGATTCATTGCAGGAAGCCCAAGCCAATTTAAATCGAACTCGCAACACCAATCCCGCCAATCTTGACCGCGCCAAAGCAACTCTTTCCCAAATTGCGGAAGTGCGTCCGGTTGATATTCAGGTGGCACAGGCCGATGTGGATCGGGCGATCGCCAGTCGTGACCAAGCAGCGGCATCCCTTGAACAATCGATTGTTTACGCGCCGATGGCAGGGGAAGTGCTAACAATTTATGCGCGACCAGGAGAAGTGGTTGGGACTGATGGCATTCTTGATCTCGCTCAGAATACCCAGATGCGGGCGATCGCCGAAGTGTACCAAAGCGATATTCAGAAGGTGAAGTTAGGTCAATCCGTCACCGTCACTAGCAGTGCGATCGCCGAACCATTGCGGGGCACTGTCACCAGAATTGGGTCGGAGGTTTTACGCCAATCGGTAGTGAACACAGACCCCAGCGTCAATATCGATGCGCGGGTGGTGGAAGTTTATATCGACCTCAATGAAGAATCTAGCCAACGAACTGCGAAATTCACCAATCTCCAAGTGCAGGCGGTAATCGAACAATGA
- a CDS encoding TetR/AcrR family transcriptional regulator has product MGQVTPIENERNLSSEKTEAILQGGMREFLANGYAATSMDRVAKSSKVSKATVYSHFQDKESLFVALIQHLVEKKFRSVFDPVNAGKLSSEPEIILKQLAYRMLDAGSEKPLFQNFMRVIIGESGRFPHLARAFVTNVEKTGFRLLTEYFTTAPHFDFEDPEAIARIFVGSLAHFIIVQEMLHGKEIIPMERERLVGSLVDLILKK; this is encoded by the coding sequence ATGGGACAGGTAACCCCAATAGAAAATGAGCGAAATTTATCGTCAGAGAAAACTGAGGCGATTTTGCAGGGGGGGATGCGGGAATTTCTCGCGAATGGTTATGCCGCGACCAGTATGGATCGAGTGGCGAAATCCTCAAAGGTTTCTAAGGCAACGGTTTATAGTCATTTTCAGGATAAAGAAAGTCTTTTCGTTGCGCTGATTCAGCACCTTGTAGAAAAGAAATTTCGGTCGGTATTTGATCCAGTTAATGCTGGGAAATTGTCTTCTGAGCCAGAGATTATCTTGAAGCAGCTGGCCTATCGAATGCTGGATGCGGGTTCAGAAAAACCTTTATTTCAAAATTTTATGCGGGTGATCATTGGAGAATCGGGAAGATTTCCGCATCTTGCCCGTGCCTTTGTGACAAATGTCGAAAAAACAGGATTTCGTCTGCTCACCGAATATTTCACCACCGCACCCCACTTTGACTTTGAAGATCCCGAGGCGATCGCCCGAATTTTTGTGGGTTCCTTGGCGCATTTCATCATTGTGCAAGAGATGTTGCATGGCAAAGAAATTATCCCGATGGAAAGGGAACGGTTAGTCGGTAGTTTAGTGGATTTAATCCTGAAAAAATAA
- a CDS encoding sodium-dependent bicarbonate transport family permease has protein sequence MDFFSDFLTLFLGKLQSPTLGFLIGGMVVAAVNSRLTIPDAVYKFIVFMLLIKVGLSGGIAIRNANLVEMLLPALFAVITGLLIVFIGRYTLAKLPGVRAVDGIATAGLFGAVSGSTLAAALTLLETENVFYEPWAAALYPFMDIPALVLAIVLASVYVKKKREKSAREEALNKQSVAAGDYPSSRQEYLSEQRGTKSKRVEIWPIVQESLQGSALSALLLGLALGIITRPESVYDSFFAPGFRGMLSILMLVMGMEAWARLGELRKVGQWYALYAFFAPLLHGLIAFGLGMVAHYMTGFSLGGVVILATIAASSSDISGPPTLRAGIPSANPSAYIGSSTAVGTPVALAIGIPLFIGLAQALVHSGV, from the coding sequence GTGGATTTTTTTTCCGATTTCTTAACGCTCTTCCTAGGAAAGTTGCAGTCGCCAACCCTAGGATTTTTGATTGGAGGTATGGTTGTTGCTGCGGTTAATAGCCGACTAACCATTCCCGATGCAGTCTATAAATTTATTGTCTTCATGCTGCTCATCAAAGTTGGTCTGAGCGGTGGTATTGCTATCCGCAACGCCAACCTCGTAGAGATGTTGCTACCAGCATTGTTCGCAGTTATCACAGGTCTTTTAATTGTATTTATCGGCCGCTACACATTAGCCAAATTGCCCGGTGTTAGGGCTGTAGATGGCATTGCCACTGCCGGCTTATTCGGCGCGGTGAGTGGCTCAACCCTTGCCGCTGCTTTAACACTACTCGAGACAGAAAATGTCTTCTATGAACCTTGGGCTGCTGCACTTTATCCTTTTATGGATATCCCAGCACTTGTGTTGGCGATCGTTCTAGCCAGTGTTTACGTTAAAAAGAAACGTGAGAAATCTGCACGAGAAGAAGCATTAAACAAACAGTCTGTTGCAGCAGGTGATTATCCCAGCAGTAGGCAGGAGTATCTCAGCGAGCAACGCGGTACAAAAAGCAAGCGAGTTGAGATCTGGCCTATCGTACAAGAAAGCCTTCAAGGATCTGCCTTATCCGCGCTACTACTTGGCTTAGCCTTAGGAATCATCACTCGTCCAGAGAGTGTTTATGACAGCTTCTTCGCTCCCGGTTTTCGTGGCATGCTCTCGATTCTAATGTTGGTCATGGGTATGGAAGCTTGGGCCAGACTTGGTGAACTACGTAAAGTGGGTCAATGGTACGCTCTATATGCCTTTTTCGCACCGCTTCTCCATGGCCTTATTGCCTTCGGTCTCGGCATGGTTGCCCACTACATGACAGGATTTAGCCTAGGCGGCGTCGTGATTCTCGCAACGATTGCAGCTTCCAGTTCTGACATCTCTGGGCCACCCACATTACGAGCAGGTATTCCTTCTGCTAACCCCTCTGCTTATATCGGTTCTTCAACTGCTGTTGGTACGCCAGTTGCCCTTGCAATCGGAATCCCTCTCTTCATCGGACTCGCCCAAGCACTTGTCCATAGCGGAGTCTAA
- the devC gene encoding ABC transporter permease DevC yields the protein MIRLINKIRRRTPLGWLQLSHDKGRLAVAIAGIAFADILMFMQLGFQASLYDSNTRVNRYMRGDIVLISPKALNLQNTSTFARRRLLQAQDIPGVVSANALYINNLTWKNPQTKLTATVQVLGFDPDQPAFNLPEVNKQLDKLKMADTVLFDRGARGEYSEAIAAIDAGEIVTTEAEKRTLSIVGIFELGASFGADASLMTSDQTFLQIFRRREAGSVNIGLVEVAPNYNVDAVAQRLREYLPEDVRVFTKAEYVTFEENYWRVASPVGFVFGLGTAMAFIVGVVIVYQVLSTDVNAHLKEYATFKAMGYQNTYLLTVVFEEAIILALLGFIPGALLPIGLYQVAANATALPIYMTLTRARLVLTLTVMMCMLSGAIATRRLQSADPADMF from the coding sequence ATGATCAGGCTGATTAATAAAATTCGGCGGCGCACTCCCTTGGGATGGCTTCAACTCAGTCACGATAAAGGACGACTAGCCGTGGCGATCGCCGGGATTGCGTTTGCCGATATTTTGATGTTTATGCAGTTGGGATTTCAGGCTTCGTTGTATGACAGCAATACACGCGTAAACCGTTATATGCGCGGCGATATTGTTTTGATTAGCCCTAAAGCGTTAAATCTGCAAAACACTTCGACTTTTGCGCGACGGCGGTTGCTTCAGGCGCAAGATATTCCCGGTGTGGTGAGTGCCAATGCCCTATATATCAACAACCTCACCTGGAAAAATCCCCAAACAAAATTGACCGCAACGGTACAAGTTTTGGGGTTCGACCCCGATCAACCAGCCTTCAATTTACCCGAAGTAAACAAGCAGCTCGACAAACTTAAAATGGCGGATACTGTGCTTTTCGATCGGGGTGCACGGGGGGAATATAGCGAGGCGATCGCCGCCATTGATGCAGGGGAAATAGTCACGACTGAAGCAGAAAAACGCACCTTAAGCATTGTCGGTATTTTCGAGTTGGGCGCATCCTTTGGCGCAGATGCCAGTCTAATGACCAGTGACCAAACCTTTTTGCAAATTTTTCGGCGGCGGGAAGCGGGCAGCGTCAATATTGGCCTCGTCGAAGTAGCTCCTAATTACAATGTAGATGCCGTGGCGCAACGGTTACGGGAATACTTGCCGGAGGATGTACGGGTTTTTACGAAGGCGGAATATGTCACTTTCGAGGAAAACTATTGGCGGGTAGCAAGTCCTGTGGGATTTGTCTTTGGACTGGGCACTGCAATGGCGTTTATTGTCGGCGTGGTCATCGTCTACCAAGTGCTTTCCACCGACGTGAATGCCCATTTGAAAGAGTACGCCACCTTTAAAGCGATGGGCTACCAAAACACCTATTTGCTCACGGTGGTTTTTGAGGAGGCGATCATCCTCGCGTTGTTGGGTTTTATTCCCGGTGCATTGTTGCCCATTGGCCTATATCAAGTTGCTGCCAATGCCACCGCCCTACCAATTTATATGACTCTCACTCGGGCGCGGCTAGTGCTAACTCTTACGGTCATGATGTGTATGCTATCCGGGGCGATCGCCACCCGCCGTCTCCAATCTGCTGATCCTGCCGATATGTTTTAG
- a CDS encoding class I SAM-dependent methyltransferase has product MPSSLNLDSYKQAIADSYDRRSSTYDEGEWRKLICEHLLSYSQVHKRQAVLDIGTGTGYLAIAVAKKVGSQGSVVGVDLSSKMLNQARSKVKEIKLSNIQFQLADAEKLDYQDACFDYVLCANTFPWISDKETTLKSWYRFLKPGGRIAVHTPADTAYVGSVVLRRVLATHNIELEPSNRLGSIEQCKELFATAGFRNIEIKQEQHGRYISFESASAYWKSIVEAPTALSLKISDDISQCSPTQLAEIKSEFEAALVTQQTEEGIWDNLTTLYVLGQKPDVNQPSSYKDESQ; this is encoded by the coding sequence ATGCCCTCATCCCTTAATCTAGACAGCTATAAGCAGGCGATCGCCGATTCCTATGACCGTAGAAGCTCAACCTACGATGAGGGAGAGTGGCGAAAACTCATCTGCGAACATTTGCTGAGTTACTCGCAAGTCCACAAACGTCAGGCTGTTTTAGACATTGGGACAGGGACAGGTTACCTAGCAATTGCAGTTGCAAAGAAAGTCGGTTCTCAGGGTTCCGTGGTTGGTGTGGATTTATCATCCAAGATGCTGAACCAGGCACGCAGCAAGGTTAAGGAAATAAAGCTGTCTAACATTCAATTCCAGCTTGCAGATGCCGAGAAGCTTGACTATCAGGATGCCTGTTTCGATTATGTCTTGTGTGCAAACACCTTTCCTTGGATATCAGATAAAGAGACTACTCTCAAATCGTGGTATCGCTTTTTGAAGCCTGGTGGTCGTATTGCCGTTCATACACCCGCGGATACCGCTTATGTGGGTTCGGTTGTCCTTCGCAGAGTTCTTGCAACCCACAATATTGAATTAGAGCCGAGTAATCGGCTGGGTTCAATTGAGCAATGCAAGGAGCTATTCGCCACGGCAGGCTTTAGAAACATCGAGATTAAACAAGAGCAGCATGGTAGATATATCAGTTTCGAGAGTGCTAGTGCTTATTGGAAAAGTATTGTGGAAGCACCTACCGCACTCTCCCTAAAGATATCTGATGATATATCTCAGTGTTCACCAACCCAGCTGGCGGAGATAAAGTCAGAATTTGAAGCCGCTTTGGTCACACAGCAGACGGAGGAAGGCATTTGGGATAATCTCACCACTTTATATGTACTGGGTCAGAAACCAGATGTGAACCAGCCATCGAGCTACAAAGATGAGAGTCAGTGA
- a CDS encoding DevA family ABC transporter ATP-binding protein, with protein MSANTNQNNVAIAVKNLDYAFGHGNLKKQVLFDINLDINAGEIILMTGPSGSGKTTLLTLIGGLRSAQSGSLKILDKELFGASTRQLAHARRQHGYIFQAHNLHHSLTALQNVRMGLEVHPHFSPKEMNKKAAKMLDQVGLGEHINYYPDNLSGGQKQRVAIARALVSHPKLVLADEPTAALDSKTGRDVVTLMQTLAREQDCTILMVTHDNRILDVADRIVNLEDGKLKPLDAVAA; from the coding sequence ATGAGTGCCAATACTAATCAAAATAATGTGGCGATCGCCGTCAAAAATCTCGACTATGCCTTCGGACATGGCAACCTAAAAAAACAGGTGCTCTTTGATATCAACCTCGACATTAATGCTGGGGAAATTATTTTAATGACGGGGCCATCGGGGTCAGGGAAAACGACATTATTAACCCTAATTGGCGGCCTACGTTCTGCCCAGTCCGGTAGTCTCAAAATTTTAGATAAAGAACTTTTTGGCGCGTCTACCCGACAGCTTGCCCATGCCCGTCGTCAACACGGTTATATTTTCCAAGCCCACAATCTTCACCATAGTTTGACCGCGCTTCAAAATGTCCGTATGGGGTTAGAGGTGCATCCTCATTTTTCGCCCAAAGAGATGAATAAAAAAGCTGCAAAAATGCTTGATCAGGTCGGTTTAGGTGAGCATATCAATTACTATCCCGATAATCTTTCTGGTGGCCAAAAACAACGGGTGGCGATCGCCCGTGCCCTTGTCAGTCACCCTAAACTCGTTTTAGCCGATGAACCCACCGCAGCCCTTGATAGTAAAACTGGTCGGGATGTTGTGACCCTGATGCAAACCCTTGCCCGAGAACAAGACTGCACAATTTTGATGGTGACCCACGATAACCGGATCCTCGACGTCGCTGACCGCATCGTGAATTTAGAAGACGGCAAACTTAAACCTCTAGATGCTGTGGCAGCTTAG
- a CDS encoding chlorophyll a/b-binding protein → MNSTYVSNEYGQLDNFAVEPEVYVDAENTAGWTAYAEKLNGRLAMIGFVALLATELIGGDTLFNLLLLR, encoded by the coding sequence ATGAATTCCACATACGTCTCCAACGAATACGGTCAACTCGATAACTTTGCTGTTGAACCTGAAGTTTATGTTGATGCAGAAAACACCGCTGGTTGGACTGCCTACGCTGAAAAGCTCAATGGCCGCCTTGCAATGATTGGTTTTGTTGCTCTTCTCGCAACAGAGTTAATCGGTGGTGACACACTCTTTAATCTTCTTCTTTTACGTTAA
- a CDS encoding DUF3465 domain-containing protein — translation MRKVLPFILAIALLSSCAEASNLGTSSGVLSTPNSDEIIATAFETQQGDLQVEGQGHVIKLLPDDLKGSKHQRFIIELASGQTVLIAHNIDLAQKIDSLKEGDLVEFYGEYEWNPEGGVIHWTHHDPAGKHVDGWLKHQGILYL, via the coding sequence ATGCGGAAAGTTCTACCCTTTATTTTGGCGATCGCCCTTCTCAGTAGTTGTGCTGAGGCGTCAAACCTAGGAACATCAAGTGGCGTTTTATCCACTCCCAACAGCGATGAAATTATTGCGACTGCCTTTGAAACCCAGCAAGGCGATCTCCAAGTTGAAGGACAAGGCCATGTCATCAAATTATTGCCCGATGATTTGAAAGGGAGTAAGCACCAACGTTTTATAATTGAGTTGGCTTCCGGTCAAACCGTACTCATCGCCCACAACATTGATTTGGCACAGAAAATTGATTCCCTAAAAGAGGGTGATCTCGTTGAATTTTATGGTGAATATGAATGGAATCCTGAAGGTGGCGTTATTCACTGGACTCACCATGACCCAGCAGGCAAGCATGTTGATGGTTGGTTAAAGCACCAAGGCATTCTCTATCTATAA